GTACGCCGAGGAGGCCGCCGAGGAGCTGACTGATCGCCCGGCCAAGCCGACTGGACCACCTGGGTCGTAGTCAGGCTGCGGCGCCGATCTACTCGCGGGGCGGCTAGCTCAAGACAGTTGCGCCGGTCACGGCGAGGAGTACGGCCACGTAGTGGCTGATGTACCCACCGAGCGTGAACGAGTGGAAGACCTCGTGGAAGCCGAACAGCCGCGGGCTCGGGTCCGGCCGTTTCAGCGCGAAGATCACTGCGCCAGCGATGTAGAGGACGCCGCCGACCACGATGAGGATGAATGCCGCCACGCCGCCGTTGTGGATGATTGCCGGAGCGTAGAAGACCGCGCTCACACCGAACAGAATGTAGGCAGGAACGAACAACCAGCGGGGTGCATTGACCCAGAACAGTCGGCCCAGGATGCCGATCGCGGCTGCGACCCAGGCAGCCGTCAGCATGACCATGCCCGAATTTCCGGTGACCATTGAGGCCGCCACAGCCGTGAATGAGCCAGCAATCAGCACAAAGATCGCCGAGTGGTCGACGCGCTGCATGATGGCTCGTGCCCTGGGGTTCCAGTTCACCCGGTGGTAAGTCGCGGAGATGGTGAAGAGCAAAACCGTCGACGCGGCATAAACCGTAATCGGAATGCGTAGCCGGGCCGGAGCGAGAATGATCAAAAGCAGCCCCGCGAGCGCAGCCGTCGGAGCGGCCCCGAGGTGCAGCCAGCCCCGCATCTTCGGCTTGATGAGCTCGATCAGCGCCGTCGCGGGCGAGGTCTCGGCTGGCGCAGATGTGTAGCGCGCTGCGTTGCTCGCGGGTCTCCCCGAGCCAGTAGCCATTACGACAGCGTAGGTTACGCAGCCGTAGGTGTCGAGGCCACGTCGCACGGCGGACCGCCGCTACCGTGACGTCGGTGAACGCACCCACTACTGATACCGCCGCCCCTGAGCCGACTGGGTCCGATGCCACCGCCCCGGACCGAGCCAGCAGTTCCGGCATGTCCCTGAGCCCCGCCGACCAG
This genomic stretch from Candidatus Nanopelagicales bacterium harbors:
- a CDS encoding hemolysin III family protein; the encoded protein is MATGSGRPASNAARYTSAPAETSPATALIELIKPKMRGWLHLGAAPTAALAGLLLIILAPARLRIPITVYAASTVLLFTISATYHRVNWNPRARAIMQRVDHSAIFVLIAGSFTAVAASMVTGNSGMVMLTAAWVAAAIGILGRLFWVNAPRWLFVPAYILFGVSAVFYAPAIIHNGGVAAFILIVVGGVLYIAGAVIFALKRPDPSPRLFGFHEVFHSFTLGGYISHYVAVLLAVTGATVLS